The following nucleotide sequence is from Bombina bombina isolate aBomBom1 chromosome 11, aBomBom1.pri, whole genome shotgun sequence.
ttgcaaacactattgCTATAACGTGCGCATGATGCCTTCCTGAGCCTACGTAGTTCTTCAATAAAAAATAGCAGATTTAAATGGGGGGACTTTTGTTTGTTGGTGTTTTTTTTAGCATTACATGTTCTATTTAAATTACGAAGGTTTAATTCTGACTTTTTGtcctttttaaaagggacataaaactccaaaaaatattttgtgattcagatgggacatataatttttaaaaactttctaatttgctttagttttttggtatcctttgttgaagatgtaGCAATGCGGTACTGAACTCTAGCTGaagacatcaggtgagccaatgacagaaggTATACATGTGCCCccaaaaatcagcagctagctttatGTAGtgcataagcctacctaggtatgctttccaacaatgaataccaagagaatgaaacacattagataaccgtaagtatatttgaaagttgtttgactaccagatcaagaccctgttagggcaacccaatctccagacctgaaccccattaaaAACCTGAAGAAGATGGATAGTCACAAGTCATCAAACAAAGCCAAGTTTCTTAAATgattgcaccaggagtggcataaaattatccaacagcaatgtgaaaatgTGGTGGAGAttatgccaagacgcatgaaagttgtgattgaaaatcagggttattccaccaaatattgatttctgaattcTTCCTAaactaaaacattagtattgtggtgtttaaaaatgaatatgaacttgttctttgcattattcaaagtctgaaaacactgcatcttttttgttatattttttccagttgtcattttctgcaaatgaaATGCTCTAGAAATGTTGTTAGTagtttaaagaataaaacaaaaatgttcaatttactcaaacacatacctataaatagtgaaACCAAAGAAACTGATACTTTTGTAGTGCTCTAACTTTATTCCAgagctatgtatttatgtgtgtatatatgtatatgagacgGCACTCACAGCCGTAAATTAAAGCTTGGTTTGCTGTGTAAAAGGACCAGTGACTGCCGCCTCGTTGCTTGCTGTATTTAACCTGTCTGGCACTTAAACATTTCTGAAAAAAAAGAAACTTCAGTTACCCAGCGATAATCCCACAGCTTTGTAAATGTTAAAAAGCAcaaattctgaaataaaaaatcTCCTACCGCATAAAACCTAattatataaaagtattttttggTTGGGTAGTTTATTTTTGGAATTTCCATGCTTATTAACATTCGATTGTGAACTTAATGCACGTTTTGTCCCCCCCCTatccaatatatgtatataactgtttACTAAATTAGCAGGAATTGTGTAATGTTTGTGCAATATCTGTTAGTTACATAGTGACTGTACTTTTGGAAGTTATGTCTACATATAAATCCGTGGAGGTACATAACTTGCACATCTCTAGTCTAACCGCAATTTGAAGACATTCTGTGTAATTTTTATCCTGTCTTATGTAACCTTTATGTTATAACTTTGAAAGGTTGCGTAAATTAACTCATACTGCTGTTAGGGCATGAGCAAGAATTTGCGTTTGCATCCGTTATAGAAGCGCATGCCGAATTTGGCCACAGGCAGTGGTATACGGGTATTTTCAGCATTTGATTTATTAGTGTAATAATATTTGTGATGCAGTTTTACAGCAATAAATCTGGTGCTGAATATAGCAGAAGGCCATAGACCTATTAgtgtcactacacactattaaaaatgATCATTCATAAATCCCTTCAGCCTGTGATATAATTGCTGAACCCCCAAAAATGTGCTCCaatctctttgtatccttagttgaaaagcattcctgggtaggctcaggagcatcaatttattactgggagctagctgctgattgctagctgcacataaatgtctcatCTCATTGGttcactaaatgtgttcagctagctcccagtactggaTTGCTGCTCCTGCCATAAAGGATACCATGATAATGAAGTTAACCATTACTTTGACTAACACTAGACCTTTCCATTGTAAATTATTCTTTGTCTCCTCAGGAATCTATGTATGTTCTAAGTGTGGATATGAGCTATTTTCCAGCCGTACCAAATTTGAACATTCATCCCCTTGGCCGGCGTTCAGTGAGACCGTTCACGATGACAGTGTGTCCAAGTACTTAGAAAGGCCCAATGCGTTTAAGGTAAGAGATGTCATGTGACCTGTTTAGAATCTGCTAGTTAGTTGATACTGAGAGAAGGAAACGCAGGGACTTCATATCACTGTGGGTTTGTTTATCACAGAacagttaaagggacggtaaatgccttgagattgtaatataaaaagtttatttatgCATATTACATCTGCTTTTTAGTATACATTATTTATAACCCCCCCCCTTTCCAAATAATTAAAGTTTGAAAAGTTCTACGAACTCAAAGAGCACATGGTTGCAGTCACAAGCCTATCACTGACACATATCTGTCCCTACTGGGCTTCAGCAGAGATGATTAGAAAAGAACTGCAAAACAAACcatgttttgattaaaaaaaaagcaaacaaaaatgtACTTTAATGATCCCCCCCCCCTTTAAGGGATATTGAACTCTAAAGTTTTGTCTTGTTTATTGTGTTCCTTATGGCCCATTACACGTGCTGTCATGTATTTGTTTGCAGATGtgttctttacctttattttgttgttagaaacagctgcttttgcctgtagaaaccacTACATATTCTGATAGTATGAATAACATATTCTCTCTAGAAAGCCATGTAAACCTGAAACACTAGTactaattaatctcccagtggggcATGAGAacgaagaatatatatttttatattggaaatagctggttgtgctcattGAACCCCTTTAGCCATAATTAATATTTCAGTTCCTAACTATAGGCGGCATGTTTACACATAGCATTAGCAGGTTTGCATTACCCAGAGGCTCAGCCCATTTTTATGGGTATGTCCTTaagaaaaacagctatttcaaatatgaaagtatacacaaattaacaatttcccatacatttaatagtcTGCAGTAGGTATATCAAGTCATTTtgtaaaacattaaagggaaacaCATTTATATTATAGTGTCCTTTTAATGAGAAaaatggatttatttttattttcaaatttaattgcaAATCTGCCCAAAATACTGGCTGGGTATGGCCAAGAATATAAAATGAAAATCAACAAATAAAATCAGTTTTAAATGCTGAGTAAACATATAGAAGAAACAAGTATAATTTCCTACCTTTACAAACTGTAGTTTGTGCATCAAATGAGAAATACAGTCTTTCTACCCATTTTTCATGTTTGGTatccgtgtttttttttttctctaggtcTCATGTGGAAAGTGCGGAAATGGACTGGGTCATGAGTTTATAAACGATGGCCCAAAGAAGGGTCAGTCGCGCTTCTGAATATTCAGCAGCTCGCTTAAGTTCGTACCCAAAGGTAACCGCCTTGTTGCTTCATCTAGCTACAATAGCCAAACCATCTGTATTCATCAATTTAacttgtttccaatggggaaaactGTATTTCACAATCAATTTTATTTATGTTGTTTGAAAGCTGTGCAAATGTAGAAGACTGACATTACAATTaattcagtatttatttatttattttataccaaaGTAAAGTATGACTTAATTTGCATATCCAATTATTCAGGCAGGTTTGGGCAGAAACAGCAGAAATTCTCACAGCATCAAATCCACTTAACCTTTCATCTTTCTAAAGTCCCCACATTGAGTACACTTAGGTTGTAATGAAAATATGGATTATAACAATAATTGGTGACCTTGTAACATACaatagataaattatatattttccttttgtttattttgtatgtgCACTAAATGAAGGTTTCTCTTGTTCAGTGTAGATGCAACCTCCAAAGAAAAATGTGTAGAAAGTACACAATAGCCAAGTTCCGTAAGCAAATTGGAAAGGTGTCAGGAAGAACCGTACTCATGTATAGAATagctataacttagctctcagtGTATATGCCCATAAAATACATTCTCAACACGTAaggttgaatttaaaaaaaatgtattcagggAACATACAAATCACTCTGGTACAAGGAAAACTTCAGTTACCAAAACTACCAACACAACATCAAGACACTGTTAGCAAATACAATGAGTGGGGAAGTAGTTTGTTAGAAATCCCGACCGTGCTGTGACGTTCAGTCCCAAGTGTCCAATCCGATGTACGTTTTGCCAGAAGATGTCTGGCTTTTTCAAGGATACTGTTCTCTCTATCTGTTGCCTTTTTATCCATCTAGATTAGTTTCCCATTGACTGAGTCACTACCCCACAACTGTTGTGATTCAATATATTCATATGTATGCTATAATCTTATTATGGAAAATACTACTAAAATTTATGGATCAGAAATGATAAAATACATGTTTCAAAGCAACTAAAACCATAATATTATATGTgctaataaacaatatattatgCTGAAAACTTCACCCTGCATTTTCCCACTCATGAAATCTCCCTAAAGGGCAGAAACATAACTGGAACTCGCTGGGCCCCAGGCAAACTCTGTGAAAGGGCCCCATACAAATAGAAGATGCATATACATAAGGGCTAGCTGTATATATTCAGCACTATACAAGTAGAACATACATAAGAGCTAGCTGTATATATTCAGCACTATACATGtagaacatacatatacataagagCTAGCTGTATATATTCAGCACTATACAAATAGAACATACATAAGAGCTAGCTGTATATATTCAGCACTATACAAGTAGAACATGCATATACATAAGAGCTAGCTGTATATATTCAGCACTATACAAGTAGAACATACATAAGAGCTAGCTGTATATATTCAGCACTATACAAGTAGAACATGCATATACATAAGGGCTAGCTGTATATATTCAGCACTATACAAGTAGAACATGCATATACATAAGAGCTAGCTGTATATATTCAGCACTATACAAGTAGAACATGCATATACATAAGAGCTAGCTGTATATATTCAGCACTATACAAGTAGAACATGCATATACATAAGAGCTAGCTGTATATATTCAGCACTATACAAatagaacatacatatacataagagCTAGCTGTATATATTCAGCACTATACAAGTAGAACATGCATATACATAAGAGCTAGCTGTATATATTCAGCACTATACAAATAGAACATACATAAGAGCTAGCTGTATATATTCAGCACTATACAAatagaacatacatatacataagagCTAGCTGTATATATTCAGCACTATACAAGTAGAACATGCATATACATAAGGGCTAGCTGTATATATTCAGCACTATACAAGTAGAACATGCATATACATAAGAGCTAGCTGTATATATTCAGCACTATACAAGTAGAACATGCATATACATAAGAGCTAGCTGTATATATTCAGCACTATACAAGtagaacatacatatacataagagCCAGCTGTATATATTCAGCACTATACAAGTAGAACATACATAAGAGCTAGCTGTATATATTCAGCACTATACAAGTAGAACATACATAAGAGCTAGCTGTATATATTCAGCACTATACAAatagaacatacatatacataagagCTAGCTGTATATATTCAGCACTATACAAGTAGAACATGCATATACATAAGATCCAGCTGTATATATTCAGCACTATACAAGTAGAACATACATAAGAGCTAGCTGTATATATTCAGCACTATACAAGTAGAACTTACATATACATAAGAGCCAGCTGTATATATTTAGCACTATACAAGTAGAACATGCATATACATAAGAGCTAGCTGTATATATTCAGCACTATACAAGTAGAACATGCATATACATAAGAGCTAGCTGTATATATTCAGCACTATACAAGTAGAACATGCATATACATAAGGGCTAGCTGTATATATTCAGCACTATACAAGtagaacatacatatacataagagCTAGCTGTATATATTCAGCACTATACAAGtagaacatacatatacataagagCTAGCTGTATATATTCAGCACTATACAAGtagaacatacatatacataagagctagctgtatatattcagcactatacaaatagaacatacatatacataagagCTAGCTGTATATATTCAGCACTATACAAGtagaacatacatatacataagagCTAGCTGTATATATTCAGCACTATACAAGtagaacatacatatacataagagctagctgtatatattcagcactatacaaatagaacatacatatacataagagCTAGCTGTATATATTCAGCACTATACAAGtagaacatacatatacataagagCTAGCTGTATATATTCAGCACTATACAAGTAGAACATGCATATACATAAGGGCTAGCTGTATATATTCAGCACTATACAAGTAGAACATGCATATACATAAGGGCTAGCTGTATATATTCAGCACTATACAAGtagaacatacatatacataagcaATAGCCACATGGAAGAAACTATTTTGCTGGAATTTGCAGCTGATGCTTTTGTTGTTCATCAGATGTCTTGGAAATGTTTTACATGAACCTGTTGCCCCTATATCCCCAGATATCTTTAAGGCTTAATAGTTAACTTTATAATGCAGCACTAACTGGATATCTGCATCTTAGTCCTTGATTTGTGAACTTGTATGTGAGTTCATAAATATCACAGATCAGCATGTACATTCCTGGAAAGATAATTTACATTTTAAAGGTATATTCATGCGAGATATGatatatttaaaacacaaattaaCAGATTAGCTTGATGtacatgtgaaatatatatatatatattatattatattatattatattatattatattatattataatatatatgtgtgtgtgtgtgcgttctatggcattatgaagtagccgggtgggggcagtgtaatattttataattcagctatccaaagcacaaattagttGCATAAcataaaatttatttaatgataatttgtgcaataaaaatgtaattttgttaatataaatacatgtgtcctaaGCATCCCTATCACATTGCTTCTTTAACCTTTTCCCGCCATTATgctgttgtattccgtcacaacggcgctgggctttaaaaccgttatgacagaatacaacgtcatagccaacggctgtcctgaagtcaactgcgcttgcaggatttgatcgcagtCTAGAGCGCGTTCTTAGCGTCATAGGGACAACCCCAGacctgatcccataattgaaatctcgcaatcgtttgcacaatcgcgtgatttcaatttgtctacatcggaatgtTGACCACTAGCAATGCTTGTAATAACttgattgaaaaaaaaatactttagttTTTCTCTTGAAAATGACTGTAAaggtattttttacatttttttttttttttttttctttctttctacagACAATGTTGATGGGGGAGCAAAGCGAAACTAAAAAAACTGCAGAAGGCCTTATGTCTCGGCAGGCCTGAGCCTTTCCTGATGCGCCATCACTGGATGAATCACTCGAGATAAAACCGTTAAGGACGTCTGGGGTGAGGAGCTGTATGTGATGGTGTCAGATGTGGTGCGAAGTCTCTGCTGAGGAGCCTATAGCTACACCTGTAATTTAATCTGATTCACCTGCATCATTTTATTCATCACCATTTTTTGGGgattttaaaccaaataaaaatcatataGGAAAACAAAgcagagaaagggcgcctcctagtgtagccaataaatcACAAATGGAGGATGAGAAAAAGAAACATATTAACAATGTtgaaaggcagagataatgcctaggagagTGTGCTGGGAACTTCAGTGTCCCAGTAAACTGTGCACCGTGCcgtggctgctcctcccaaaatcAGAAAGATCTGTAGTTTGAAAATATGTGgaaaaagagggcgacccctagtgcaaatcaattatgGAGATATACTGAGTATCTACTTATGATAACAagggaatactcacaaattgtattgcacactgtagtgcaaatgaagcatactaggtatattatggtgacctagtgcacatttaAACCAAGGTAATGCTGCTGCAATAGGAGATGAACTCTAAATGGACTGCTGATGAACGTCAGGACCAAaggaagaagactccagtgtagaaatgagtataaaatatttaattaaaagaaatataaaaatacacagATCAGACAATAAACCTGTGttaaattgctacgcgtttctaagcgctaaccgcgctttttcctcaggcaaatgactGGTCCTGACGTTCATCAGCAGTCCATTTAGAGTTCATCTCCTATTGCAGCAGCATTACCTTGGTTtaaatgtgcactaggtcaccataatatacctagtatgcttcatttgcactacagtgtgcaatataatTTGTGAGTAATCCCTTGTTATCATAAGTAGATACTCAGTATATCTCcataattgatttgcactaggggtcgccctctttttcCACATATTTTAAAAATCATATAGGGCTGCAGTGATTTTATTTACTTTCCCACAATGCACTTTGTTTTAAAGGTATAAACCTCCCAAAAACGTGTATTACAGGTTTACAGAGAAAATCATTATCTATGTTGTGAAATGTTTAATCCCACTGAAAAGAAATCTATTTTGTTACTTTATTGAGTACTCCTCATCAGTGGATACTGGTTAGTCAAAATAACtgttatttttgcactttttataGGTCAGATTGCTGTATTgaattttttctattattttactTGGGTTTACTTTGCTTGGAGAAATATGGGATTCTGAACTATTATGTTGTGTGTCATCGAGGGCCAATATAGTGAAATAGTTACATGCTCCCAACAAAGAGGTGAAACACATGGGTAAAGTTCAACTCGGTAGCTGCAAAGAACTTCTagtcctgagcagaaactgctgcAAAAGCCAATCAGCTGGTTTATGTGACTATCGCTGCTGATTAGGTGGCAAtttccgctcaggaccagcagttcgcTGTTGCTCCTGAGTGatattttacctatgtatttaacacctTTAAACACCTAGATTTGTAGGGCCAATGGTGCTAAAATGTGCACACTCTAACGAATCAGAGAATGTATTTAttgcactataatggccctttaaatgtttaatataTTCTGAGCAGAgtttaaagggaaatgatacccaatttttctttctttcacaatttagaaagagcatgcaatgttaaacaactttctaatttacttctattatctaatttgtttcattatcttgatatactttgctgaaaaacatatctagataggctcagtggctgcacatagatgcctcgtgtgattggctcagccatgtgtattgctatttcttcaacaacggatatctaaagaatgaagcaaattagataatagaagtaaattgaaatgtttaaaattgtattctctatcagaatcatgaaaacaggttttgggtttgatgtcccttttaaaCCACAGTATTAGTTCTCAATGATGATTGGCACATTTCATACAGCTGTTTTAGTTCTTATTGGTTGATATGCACAATATATGAGAAACGTTCACAAGGCAGAAAAGTGAAACATAACTTCACACTGCTTGGGAACTAATAAGCATTTCATCACATTTTCAAACCTAAGGTTTTACATatagcaataaaaataaatgtgatttccatcatattttttttttaagcgtaATATTCCTTTTAGAGAGAATTTTGTCTAGTCTTGTGTAAATTGTAGAAGGTACCTGAATTTTTAAGTATTTTTCTGTTTCTGGCAATATTgctaattgttttgtttttcacaTGATCAACAATAACTGTAACttcttaaaacatttatatttaatatacctCAGTGGCATTTGCCTACACACACAAAACCAAGGTTCTAAAATGGATTCTTATCACAATATGTCAAAGATCTGTCTGTGACCTGTATTAAACTGTAATATGACCTCTGTGTAAATCGTTCTACAGTATAATCTGTCCAACAATAAATATCAATCTTATTTATATAGTAAGACTTTATTTCTTATATGCGCAGTTccgtgtttattttttgtttgtttttacataaaACCATGTTTAGTGTAAGTTTGTCAAAGCCGGAGAGATATTGTGCAGCTTTGGTCCAACGTCGCAGCTCCTCTATACATTACCATCTAAATCACAGACCACTGGTTTATAAACATTTTCAGACTGCAGCACATTTGTCATGGCACATCtgggtatctaatttgctttattcccttggtatcctttgttgaaaagcagcatacctaagtagactgagaagcagcaatacacaaatgggagctagctgctgattggtgatgcagttctatatttaaagggacactaaacccaatttttttctttaatgatgcagatagagcatgtaattttaagcaactttctaatttactcctattatcaaattttcttcgttctcttgctatctttatttaaaaagcaggaatgtgatgcataggagccggcccatttttgtttgagaacctgggttatgcttgcttattggtggataaatgtaagcctccaataaacaagcgctatccatggtgctgaacctaaaatgggctggctgctaagatttacattcctgattttaaaataaagatagcaagagaactgtataatagcagtaaattaagaagttgcttaaaatttcatgctctatctgaatcatgaaagaaacaatttgggttcagtgtccctttaagattattatttaTAGAGCTTATTCAGAAAACTCACATCTCtccctattcttaaagggacactgaacccaaaatttttcttttgtgattcagatagagcatgcaattttaagcaactttttaatttactcctattataatttttttcttcgttctcttgctatctttatttgaaaaagaaagtccagaccttggacagcacttgtttattggtggatgaatgtatccactaatcggcaagaacaacccaggttgttcaccaaaatgggccggcatctaaacttccattcttgcttttcaaataaagataccaagagaatgaagaacatttgctaataggagtaaattaggaagttgcttaaaagtgctgctctatctgaatcacacaaaaacaatttttgggttcagtgtccctttaagcgagtaACACAAtcaattggatatatatatataaaatttagttTTTCATTTACAATCTTACAGGAGACTGTGACATCACAGTCTCATCAATACAATAGCACAATTAACATTATAAAGGGAACAATAtcctaatatttgttttaaaagatatattcacTCTAGCCAGAAGAAGAACAAAAACAGAAAATCAAACCCAAGTCAATCATTGTTTGCCCCTTATTATCTAATCATAAAGGGTGACCTTTGTACCACTGAGATTTAAACATCTTCGTTTATACTGTGCTTTACTGTCTGATATCCATTTTAGAGGGGAGGAAAGGGGGGGGAAGGTTGAATAACCACTTTAACTCCAGATGATGTATGTGATACTAAAAATAAATAGCCCCAAATCACTCAGGGTTATAGCGTAATCTTAGGGCATCAAATCTTGTTATTCTAGCCAATAATCAGGGAACCGTCCGTGTAAGACCgatatccaaaaagaaaaaatcTCATTTATGGAATGAACTTACTATTTCTCTTTGTGTTCTTTCGGGATATGAAAGTGTAACCTTGCCCCCTTTAGCAAAATAAAATTTGACTCCCAATTCTTTTGTTATATTTGGATCATGCTGTTCTAACGTGATTTGATATTGTACTTTATTAGTGAATTCCTTCATGCTGGGACTGACTCTGGACTTCCAAGAGCGTGCAATTATATTCCTGCCCATAAGGATACAAGTACTTATCAAGTCCTGATTTGAGCTGACTACGCATCTGTTATATAGAGGAAAAAAATGTCTGATAAATTAAGTGTCTCCTTCCTTATCAGAAACGTATTGAGCCAGAaatttattttttgccaaaatttcTCCACTTTTGGACAAAACCAAAAACAGTGTTAAATCAGCCTTTAGGAGAGAGCATCTAGAACAAGTCGCAGTCTTCCATGGAGACCACTTAGATAGTTTTTCTGGAGTCAGATATACTTTATAACTTTCATATGAGCCTCTCTCAAAGCTTGCACATTAGTGCAGTTATGTACTACCGATAAGCTATCTCTAATATACTCCGCTGAAATCTCCGAGAACTCTTCCTGCCATTTATATTGTAGTCTCTCTAGATTTTCTAAAGCCAATTTTTGCTTTAACAGATTATACCAGACCGAAATTGCGGTAATCCCTGCTTTATATAGATGTATCCCTTGATCCACCTCTCCAAGTGACCAATTTCTGCCATGGTTCCTAATTAGGGAATTGTAATACTGCCTGACATGTAAGTAAGCATAAAAGTCTTCTACCGGTAATCCAAATTCTTGCCTAAGAAGTTCAAAAGATTTAATTGCACCTAAAGACAGATCTTCTAGTTGATACATATACATCAAACCCCtctgtttccattttttaaaaatgctcGTGACCAGACTAGGAGCAAATTCTGCATTGCCCCAAATTGGTAGATATTTGGATAGCTGTTTATtcacacctattttttttttttcagccaggctaatacaatgttatatattacTTTCCTATCTTTTATCACTTTTGGAATATCTTTCTTCTTTAAATGAAGTAACCCTGTAACCGAAGCTATCTCAACTGAATCATTTTCTATGTTAGCGTAGGACACCAGATTTTTTTCCCGTAATCCA
It contains:
- the MSRB1 gene encoding methionine-R-sulfoxide reductase B1, yielding MSFCSFFGGEVYKDHFKNGIYVCSKCGYELFSSRTKFEHSSPWPAFSETVHDDSVSKYLERPNAFKVSCGKCGNGLGHEFINDGPKKGQSRFUIFSSSLKFVPKDNVDGGAKRN